ACTATAAAGCCACGCGCTTTTCAGGATCAGGAATTGCCTTGTTTCTGCCTGGGGAAAAGGTATCTCTTCGTCTACCGCTTCATTGTTGATCAATGCTATATACTCGGACAGAGCGCTTTCGACCTGTGGCGAAAACTGTGGATGACGGCTTTCCCATTCATCGAGATATCGGTAGTAGAGTTCTTCATTCTGCGGGTCGGCGAGCCAGTCTTCGACAAGCTTACGCTGAATGGATGTGGTCCTTCCGTCAAAAAAATCGAACAGGACATCTTTAGATAGGGATTCTTTCATTTTATATTTTTTAGCTTTTACAGTCCGGTGAGGGCTGTTTGGATAATTCACGGCACTCAAAAAGACCATTTGAAATGCGACCCTGAAACGTGCATAAATGGTAATCTTACCGGATAGACAAGTACGGTGTTCCTAACCCCATGCCGGGTTTATATTTTAATTGAAAGCATCAGCGCGAGGCATATGAACCAGCTGTCTTTCAGCCCATTGCGTAGTCTCGCAATGGCCCGGGTGATGAGCGCTTCCACAGATTTTGGGGTGATCTGAAGCTCAGCCGCAATTTCTTCGAGCGATTTACCTTCAACGCGTTTGAGCAAATAGGCCTTCCTGCATTGCGGGGGCATGTCTTGTACAATGCGCTCGACCTGCTGGTGCAATTCGCTGTACTGCAATGCTTCACACGGGTTGAGCGCGTGGGCGGCGAAAGGTGTGGTCATCACCTCCATTGGGGACGTGCGGTTCAGGTCCCATTTCAGATAGTTGTAGGACCGGTTCCGGACAGATTTGTACAGATAAGCGCGGTACGAAGTGTTGATCAGTTCAAAAGTCCGGCTTTGCCAAAACGCCGCAAATACCTCTGAAACAATGTCTTCCGCCACCTCACTGGAATGGACAAACCGGATTGCGTGGTTGCATAAATTGGTGTAATACTTTCGGAATAGCAGCTCGCACCCTTTTTGCGGGTCCTGGCTGAACGTCTTGCGGATCAGGTATTCGTCGTCGAGCATCGTTGATCCGTTATCCTGCACAGACAAATCGATGCTGTCTTTTTCGGCTGATGGGGACGGTAGTTTTTTGATAGAATTAATAGCCATATCGTTTCATTAACCCAGCTGCATATTTGCAGTTCTCTCACACAGACAAGTCCGCAAGCCTCATCCCCATACTATAAATAATATTTTTTTTTCAGAAAATAATTCAATTAAAAGTTTGGGGATGCTCGCAGGGCTGAGGCCATGGGTGGTGGGCGCTATTGCTCATCTATGGATTTATTACCCCCAAAATCAAAATCTCGATAGACGCCTAGCGTGGCTAGAGGAAGCCCCGTAACCCAAGGCTTCAGCCTTGGGTACCAGAACCCTAAGGAAACCAAGACCGGCCTTAGCCAAAGAACGTGTGTCACGCCATCCCCTAGCCCGTCATTGAGCTCGAACGGCTTTGGCTAAAGCCCTACATTCAGATTTGGAGATGCTTTAGCCCAGGGCTGAAGCCCTGGGCTAAAGGTACCGGCAACAGGTCGAAATGATAATAATCCCGTAGGGATGCAATCGGCGGCCGCCGATATTGCATCTCTACGGGATTGGCGCTAGCGGGTGTTTTAACAATTAAGGTTTCACAACCTTCAACACAACCACCTCCCGCGTGGAACCTATCTTGATCAGGTAAAGCCCTGCGGTTTTGCCGAGCGGCAATGTGTGTCGCTCCTGGTCGGCTGGTTTGGGGATCGATTTGCTGAATAATGAACGGCCATTCAAGTCGGTAACCGTCACTTGGAGCGGCAATGCGTTGGCGCCGGTTATGACAACCTCGGCCTGGTCGCTGCTTACCGGATTTCCCATCAGCGTCGCAGTCAGTTTGGCTGGCGCTATTTCATTTTCGATTACACCAAACCTTCCATTAGCCTGAGCTGCCGGTTCCTGGCCGTACACAAGTTGCCCTTTGTAGTAGACAGTAATCTTACTGTTTTCAGCAAACGGGGCGGCGGCTTTGAAGGAATAATCATTCGTTTCATCAAATACAGACCAATTCGCCTTGGCGATCCTGTACTGAATATTACCTGTGCCGCTCAGAGGATACAGTTTCCCTAGCGACGGCGCGCCTTTCAGTTCAAAATAGGTATCCGCGTTGACTTTCTGCTGATTACCCGTGAACTGGCCGCTCACGTTTGCAGCACCCAGTGCAGCGAAGTCGATCCAATGGTTGAGACTGGCGTTACCATCCGATGTGAACCAATAGCGGATCGCGAGATCGGCATAGTCGACCGGTACATTACCTTTATTCTCCACCTTGATCCACGTGCTCAGCGAGGTTGGCGCTGCATTGGTATTTTTGTTTTCTGAATAAACTTTCAGATCCATAACCGCAGCTGTTGTATCTGGCTCAACGCCCCACCAGAGTTTTCCGTTGCGATACAAAGTGATATGGTCATTCACAACGTAAGCGGAACCACTTTTGAAAGAATAATCATCACTTTCCGAAAGATCGGCCCAATTCACGTTGGCAAACCTGGTTTGGATGGCGCCCGAATTGGCACCTGCATTCAAATTACCGGCTGATGCATTAAATGCAACCTCCACGTAACCTAATGCGCCATCGCGCGGTTTGGGCAGTTCCACATAGTTCATCGAAACCTTGCCGTTGCCCATTTCGGCAAAATCGACCCATTTGTTAATACCTGCATAATTCTCGGCAGTAACCCAGTAGCGCGCGGTAAGTTCGCTGTACGGAACCGCCACAGTGCTTTCGTTGGCAATGGTCAGGTATGGTTTGACGGTATTGTTATTGACCTGGCCATTGTCGCCATCCTTAGAAAGCACTTTCAAACCGGATGACACTACCAGTATACGGCTCGACGGCTGAGCGGGGCTATATGCTTCATTCCCGTTCTGAGAAGCAGTGATCACAGTAGTCCCTGGTGCAACGATATGTACTTTTCCATTCGAGATAATCGCCACTGTTGTGTCCGAACTTCCATAATTTACCGGCAAACCCGACGATGCCACAGCACCTGGATCAAAGTCGGCATCACCCACAGTTTTGTGCATCAAACTATCCATAGAAAGCGTTTGTGCAACCATAGGAGGAGCTGCGATAGTCAGACAGAACTCGTCCAGTATCAGCTTTCCGCTCGGACCCGCTTTTGACGCCCAAAAACCGATCGTTGCGGCGTTCTCAGGTGCCAACTTTGTGACCGAATACTTGGTAAATACAGTCGGCGTTGCTGATGGATAAGCCTGGAACTGGGTAGTACCGCTGGCAATTTTCGCTCCCTGCGCATCATAAAAATCAATCCCGATACCGGCCCAATAAGGCATGATCAATTGAGAGGCATTGGCGGGATTAGGTGTTCCCTCCACTTTGGCCCAGAGCTCAAAAGTGATTTCCCTGCCTCCGGTTACGGTAATTGTCTTCCCGTAATTAATCGCTCCGCCATCGGCGGTAATGACAGCACTCTTCAATCCGCTCTGAGCCGAGATCCCAATGGTGGCAACGGTAGCATTCGGGTTCCTGATCCAGTTTACAAATCCACTTTCAAAACCATTGTTGGTAAGCACACCACATGCACCTGCACTGACGACCGTCACCGCCGAACCGGAGGAAACACCGCCTGCATCTTGTGCTGTGGCATTAATAGTAGCATTACCGACAGCAACAGCCGTTACAATCCCGGTTGCATTCACAGTGGCCACAGATGGATCGGATGAACTCCATACCACCGTTTTGTTGCTTGCATTGAGCGGGGCTATCGCTGCCTTAATGGAAGTTGTGTCCCCTACACCAACAGTCGCTGACGGTTTGTTTAATGTAACGGATGTGATCAAAACATTGGAAACCGTGACCACGCTGCTTGCAGTTTTGGCTCCATCCTGCGTCGTGACTGTAACGGTTGCAGTTCCAGGCGAAACGCCCGTTAATACGCCACTTTGGCTGACCGAAACAATGCCTGCATCGGACGTTGACCATGCCAGTGTTTTATTGGTAGCATTGGCAGGCTGTACAGTTGCGACAAGGGTGACGGAGTTATTCACGCCAACGGAGGTCGTAGGTGACACCGTAACGCCGCTTACGTCAATATTGGAGGCAGTTACAGTGGATGAAGCCGTTTTCTGGCCCTCGTTAGTGGTAACGGTAATGGTGGCAGTACCGGGAGATACGCCCCTTACCAGTCCTGTTCCGTCCACACTTACGACAGATGTATTCGAGGAACTCCAAACGACCTTTTGATTGGTGGCGTTGACGGGCATTATGGTGGCCGCCAAGCGGGTCGTGTCGCCTACACCGACAGCAGCGGTGGAGGGGTTTACAGCAACCGAAGTAACTGGTGTAAGTCCCACTTCAATGGCATTGACGGCAGCATAATCAAAATTCGGTATGGGCCTGAAAACAACATTGAGCACCCCTGAGGCATTTGACCGGACCGCAAATTCCCTGACAATGCCTTTGTATCTTCCACCGGCCTGCGCGATAATATCAAAGTTTTTAAGCAATGTATCTGCACCGACCGTCACATTAAATTTTCTCTTTCCCGCAGTAATCCCTGTCGTAATTTCAGCAAAATGAAGCCTCACAACATACAAGCTGTTGGGTACCAGGTTTCCATAGGAGTAAACAAGCGGCTGGCCGCCGTTGCGCTGTGACCTGTATGCATCTGCCGGAGCCGGAGTACCTACGCCGCTTAAATCAATAGCTGTTGGTGTAGATATTGTCCACTGGTACCCCGACTGCGGTGAATCAGCAACAAAATTTCCAATCGTAGGGCCGCCGCAGTTATTCGCGACAACAACAGTTCCGACCGTCAAAAGGGATGTCGCTGTTTTTGCCCCATCTTCCGTGGTGACGGTAATGGTAGTCGTACCCAGCTTGAAACCGGTCACCAGTCCGCTGGAATTGATCCTGGCTACGGTAGTGTCTGTTGAAGCCCAGCTCACCTTTTTGTTTGTTGCGTCGGCAGGAAGCACCGTTGCGGTGAGATTTTTGCTGGTACCTAATCCCATTGAGATGGCCGGGTCGAGCGTTACACCAGTCACACCAATAGTGGGTGTAACCTTGATGCTGCTTTGGGCAGTTTTTCCACCGTCTTGTGTCGTCACTGTAATGGTAGCAACGCCTGGGGCGACTCCGGTTACGAGTCCGGTTGCATTAACTGTTGCAATTGCCGGGTCAGATGACGCCCAGCTGATTGCATTGTTGGTAGGGTAAGCAGGGGTAAGCGTGGCTTTTAATTGTTTCGTAAAACCTACGATAACAGAGTCGGCAGCGGGCGTTACGGCCACAGAAACAACCGGTCCGCCTGCGGGTTCGCCCACAAAAATGCCATTGCCCCCGATTCCGAGATATACCCTGCCGTGCAAATCGGCCGTCATGTTACTCACAATGCCCGGAACCGGGTTAACGATCGTCGTCCAGGTAGCGCCATTATCGTCGGACCTGAAAACTCCGTATGAAACACCGTTCATCGCAGTGCCTTCCGAACTAACATAGATCACCGGGTTGGAAGATGCCGTAGTATCTGCCTTACCGACTGCAACCCATTTCGGTTTTTTAATAACATCGGGGTTCACTTTGGTAAAACTCTGGCCACCATCAGTAGAGTGGAACAGGCCGTCACCGGAGAATGCTATCCAGATATCGCCTTCCTTGCCCGGTGTGGTTTCAAGGTTCATCTGCGCCACGTTGCCAACGTTTGGCAAATTAGTCGCCGCAGTTGGAGCGAAATTAACCCCGCCATCGGTGCTCTTATAAATCTTACCACTGGCATAAATATAAAAGACATTACCATTCACCTTATCAGCTGCCAACGGCTGCATTCCGGCCCAGATCTGGTAAATATCGCCTGGCTTTAAAACCGCATTGGGAACGCCGTTACAGGCCGTCCAGCTCGTACCCAGGTTATCGGAACGATAAGTCAAGCCGCCTTGCGTGACCCAGACCATGTTCCGGCTGGTAGCAGAAACGGCGATCCTGCCCCTTGCTCCCGGAATGGAAGGAAATTTCAGGTAAGAATCTCCGCCATTGGTTGAATAGCCTCCTATGCCCGGACCATTCCAGCCATCGCTTCCTACGCGCGCTATAAAATTCGGGTCTGAATACTGAATGGCGCCTCCGGATGTGTTGCACCCGGTTTGGGTTGCAAACCAGGCGGATATTCCTTTTGCGGGGGGTGAATCCAGTGATTTGTGGTCGAAACCGCCTACATCGCCTGTTGTAGAAACGAGATAGTTAGGGCCCGAAGGCGGACAAACCATTGGCCCGGCCACCACAATTTCTTCCAATCCGTTATCCCGTAATTTCCAGGTAACCCGACTCTCCCAGACATTGGTCGTTTGTCCAACATCAAGCATATCCGTAAACCAGACATGACCTGCATTGAAGGGATCCCACGCGAAACCATTGACATTATGACCGATATTTCCGTCGGCCCCGTTTCCTGCCGAATGCGGCGCTTCGGAGACATCCCGTGTTGCCGGTACCATCGACGTCCAGCTACCCTGGCTTCCGCCCGAAATGCTGCGGTAAGCGACATCGTGGTTCCAGGAGCCGGTGGTTGCTACGACCACTTCATTACTATTGGCAGGGTTGACGCCTACGCTGCTAAATTCTTTACCGGCAACCGGTGTAATATCAATCCAGCTGCTTCCATTCCATTTATGCAATGTAAAACCTCCCAATGGGCGATAACTGGCTGATGGTAACCGGCTCACAAAAAAAGTACCGTCATCGGCGATGCTGGCACGCCTTGGTTCGGCCGGACTTCCAGCCATCAATGCAAAAGTATTTCCTCCGTCTGTACTGCGATATACGCCGGCCTTGCCGCCGAGAAAAATGTTTCGGGTGACGCCATTGACCACACCGCCGCTTTTGTCAAAAAAGATAAACCTGCCCGACACTGAATCCGGCAAAGTAGTGTTCACCTTCGTCCATGAACCTACCGCTCCTGCGGCTGTACTTTTATAGGTACCATTCGCCCGGCTTGTGACATACACTACATTACTATTGTTTGGATCAACTGCCACACGGTCCGTGAAAGTCTGGTCACTATTAGGCAGAACTGTGATCCGAAGCTGGCTGTCTGTCCAGGTAGCCCCCCGGTCCACCGACTTCATGACGGTTCCCGGGGAAGTGCCTCCTCCGGGAACTGTACCCATTCCTGTCTGATGCGTTGCGTAAAGAATATTTCCGGTGGCATCGCTGGGATCAAAAGCAAGGTCCCCGCATTTGGCGGCTGCTTCCCAGTTCCAGTAGTTCGTCGGTATTTTGTTGTACCACATCAAGTCTTCCCATTTCTGGGCAGCATGGTTCCAGCGGTAAGGTGTGCCTACATCCGTAGTAATAAAATAGAGATTGGGCACTTTGGGATGCGCTTTGATACTCGTCACATTACCGCCACCGCCGATCCGTACCGGTTTCCAGTTGTAAGTCTGTGCTTTGGCTACAAAATTCAGGGCTCCTGTCAGTGCAATCAACAGGATCATCATTCGGATTGATCTTTTCATAAAACGTGCTTTTAGTAAGAAGTAATTCGTAACAAATCATCTTACAGACAAGCAGAAAGAAAAATCCCCATATTAGAACTTGATATTTTACAAAAAAGACAATGTTTTGGTGATTTATGATGGCAACGATACGCGCCAATGTAGAAGTTCAGCCTCAAATTACGAGGAGTGAAAATTGACTTTCTGAGACCATGTATTTACTTTTAGTCTACCGTAAACGATACTCTTCTATTTTGTGGCTAGTGTAACTTTATCAACAACACCATAAAATAATTGAGATATGAAATCAGGCGTAGAGTTTCTGAATCCGGATGAGCTCCTGAAAAATCCCGCGTTCACTCAGATCGCGGTTACCAGGGGAAACGGCAGCACCATTTACATCGGCGGGCAAAATGCCATCACCAAAGACCTGAAAATAATCGAGAAAGGCGATATCGCTAAACAAACGGAATACATTCTAAAAAACATTGAAATCGCCCTGGACGCTTGCGATGCGTCGCTGGACGACCTCTTTAAACTGACAATTTACATTGTCCAGGGGCAGGATGTCTTGAAGGGTTTTGAAGGGGCCCAGGGGTTCTTGAAAAAATTAAGTAATCCCCCAATCATTTCCGGAATCGTTGTTGCTGGCCTCGCTAACCCTGATTATCTGGTGGAAATTGAAGCCGTCGCATTCAAAAAGGAAAAATGATCCCGAGAAATAATTGGCGGATACGTTCGGTTTACCGCTTTGGTCCAACCGAATCATAAATCACGACCTTTTCCCACAAGTGCGAGTAGTTATTTCTGAAATCATCGTGGATAGGATGCTTTTGGTACAGCTCTTCGTCGGCCGGACTATCGAAGAAGCATAGCCATGAGTACACATAATCCCTGTTGATCACTTCACGGTTTGTCGCGGCGGGCGTGCCTATATGTACCATCTTGATAGTCGGGCATTTGGCCAGCTTGTTCAGGCCTTCGAGCAATTTGTCCTTGTCGGCAGCATTGCCCGCGTTCTTCAGATAAAACAATACGTGGTGGATGAATATGTCCTTCGGAGCTGACTCATTGGATAGCTGGATACCCAGTCCGGCAGCCACGCTGCTTTTGACAAAATTTCTTCGTGATTGATCCTTCATTGTTTCTGTCGTTTAAAATTGAGTTAAAAATGATGTTTAGCAGCGAATAACCGGTACAGGTTTTGGGTATATTTCCGTTGCATTCGGGCGCTCATCTTATTTGAAATAAAATCCATCAGAGTGGTTCATTATCTTCAAATTAACCTGTATTCAAACAGTATGCCAGGTACAGGAAACAAAAATAGGAGGCCTCACAGATGATCTCATTGTAAAAAACCATTATTTATCGGTAGGTTTATGACCACGACCAATCCCGATGAAACGATACATACTGCATACTCCTTTTAGCATTTATCATTTCGAGACCAGCACCTGGACGCATTCGGTCCATAAGCATACCTATTTCGAGATTATTTTTATACTCCGTGGAAATGGTATCCATCATATCAATGGCAATGCATTCCAGTATAACGAGGGGGATGTTTTTCTTTTAGGGCCTGAGGATTTTCATCATTTTGATATCGGGGACCCCACTGAATTTTGCTTTGTCCGTTTCAATGAGTCGATCCACAAGGAATATCCGGGCGACAAGGACCGGCCCTGGCAGCCTGTCATCCGGACATTGCTCAATACTTCGTCCCAGAGCCGTGGTTCCATTGTGGCGGACAAGCAGGAGAAGCAGAAACTGCACCATTTACTTCACGTGATGGAGGCGGAATATGCCAATGATCAGTCCCCATATTTTGAAATGATCCGCGACAGCCTGATGCGCAGCATGCTGGTCATTCTGGCCCGGAACCTGTTCAGTCAGACACCGGCAAGGCCCGTTTTAAAAGATTCGATAGAAGCAATCCTGATGTACATAAGGCAACATATTTACCAACCGGAAGACCTGAGTATTGAGCATTTGGCCAGTACATTCAATTATGCACCTGCCTATATCAGCCTGTTTTTCAAAAAACAAACCGGCGAACCGCTCAAACAGTACATTATCCGGCACAAGATCAAACTCATTGAAGCACGCCTGCTTTACAGCCAGCTTACCCTTACCGAAATTGCAGATGAATTTGGCTATACGGATGAAAGCCACCTTTGTAAACAATTCAGAAAATATACGGGCAGCAGTCCGACAACATTTCGCAAGAGAGCTTAGTACATAAATAATTTAGTATTTGACCCACAACAATTTACGGCAATAGAATTTATCCAAAACATGAAAAAGTTATTCCTGATCCCGGTTGTTTCATTCCTACTGAGCACATTCTGCGCCCCTTTTTCCGGCAATGCGCAGACGATCCCGCTCAAATCCTTCCTCGTATGCGGAGACAGCCAGGTGCTGATAGTAGATTACAACCAGTCGAAAGACAGTATTCCTGCGGTGATATGGTCGTGGGACGCGCGACAGGCGGTGGACATTCCGGAAAGCTACCGGACTACGAAATTTAAAACGATGGACGACTGCAAAGCTATCGCAAACGGAAAAAAGGTGTTACTATCCTCGTCCTCCGGCGCGATAGCCATTGTTGATATTGCTACCAAAAAAGTAGGATTTTACGCAGAAGTACCCAATGCACATTCCATTGCCCTATTACCCGACAATAAACTGGTAGCTGCTGCCTCCACCGCAACAACCGGGAACAAGATCGTGCTTTTTGATATGACCAAAGGAAATGAGCCGGTATTCACCGATACGCTCTATTCGGCTCACGGAACCGTTTGGGACGACACCCGCAAGCGTCTTTACACGCTCGGATACGAGGTTTTGAGGGAATATAAAATTTCAGGCAACAGACTGGATCTCACGCGACACTGGAAAATCCCGGGTATTGGCGGGCATGAATTGCTGATGTCACCGAACAATAATCAATTGTTTGTGACCGAGCACCACGGTGCCTGGATATTCGATCTTCAAAGCCAGAAATTTGAAAAAATAAAGGATTTCCCGGATCGGGAGAATATCAAAAGTTTGGGCCTGGATCAATCTTCGCAGTACATCTACACTTATCCGGAAGAAAGCTGGTGGACTTTTCATGTTAATTTCAAAAACCCAGCGAGAAGAATGGCTTTCCCCGATCTTCACGTTTACAAAGCCCGCTGGTTTTACTAGTATCTCGTAAGCGGCCGTAATTTGAGGGCATGGAATTTTTACAATGGGATTAATACATTAAAACAAACTATATGAATACTGAAAAAGCCATTTTGGCAGGTGGTTGCTTTTGGGGAGTAGAAGAACTTTTCAGACATCAGCCCGGCGTTATTTCAACGGTAGTGGGATACACAGGCGGAGATGTGCCAAATGCTACTTACCGGAATCACGGAACGCATGCAGAAGGTATTGAGATCGTGTTCGATCCTGCCCAATTAACCTATCGCGGACTCCTTGAATATTTCTTTCAAATCCACGATCCGACTACACGAAACCGTCAGGGAAACGACATTGGAACTTCCTACCGGTCTGCTATCTTTTATTTGGACGAAAACCAAAAGGAAGTTGCGGATACATTGATCGCCGAGATGGAAGCTTCGGGTGTATGGCCAGGCAAAATCGTCACCGAAGTAGTACCTGCCACTGATTTCTGGAATGCAGAAGTCGAACACCAGGAT
The genomic region above belongs to Dyadobacter pollutisoli and contains:
- the msrA gene encoding peptide-methionine (S)-S-oxide reductase MsrA, producing MNTEKAILAGGCFWGVEELFRHQPGVISTVVGYTGGDVPNATYRNHGTHAEGIEIVFDPAQLTYRGLLEYFFQIHDPTTRNRQGNDIGTSYRSAIFYLDENQKEVADTLIAEMEASGVWPGKIVTEVVPATDFWNAEVEHQDYLQKHPGGYTCHFERPGWKL
- a CDS encoding Dabb family protein translates to MKDQSRRNFVKSSVAAGLGIQLSNESAPKDIFIHHVLFYLKNAGNAADKDKLLEGLNKLAKCPTIKMVHIGTPAATNREVINRDYVYSWLCFFDSPADEELYQKHPIHDDFRNNYSHLWEKVVIYDSVGPKR
- a CDS encoding DUF6528 family protein, which gives rise to MKKLFLIPVVSFLLSTFCAPFSGNAQTIPLKSFLVCGDSQVLIVDYNQSKDSIPAVIWSWDARQAVDIPESYRTTKFKTMDDCKAIANGKKVLLSSSSGAIAIVDIATKKVGFYAEVPNAHSIALLPDNKLVAAASTATTGNKIVLFDMTKGNEPVFTDTLYSAHGTVWDDTRKRLYTLGYEVLREYKISGNRLDLTRHWKIPGIGGHELLMSPNNNQLFVTEHHGAWIFDLQSQKFEKIKDFPDRENIKSLGLDQSSQYIYTYPEESWWTFHVNFKNPARRMAFPDLHVYKARWFY
- a CDS encoding RNA polymerase sigma-70 factor, which gives rise to MAINSIKKLPSPSAEKDSIDLSVQDNGSTMLDDEYLIRKTFSQDPQKGCELLFRKYYTNLCNHAIRFVHSSEVAEDIVSEVFAAFWQSRTFELINTSYRAYLYKSVRNRSYNYLKWDLNRTSPMEVMTTPFAAHALNPCEALQYSELHQQVERIVQDMPPQCRKAYLLKRVEGKSLEEIAAELQITPKSVEALITRAIARLRNGLKDSWFICLALMLSIKI
- a CDS encoding helix-turn-helix domain-containing protein yields the protein MKRYILHTPFSIYHFETSTWTHSVHKHTYFEIIFILRGNGIHHINGNAFQYNEGDVFLLGPEDFHHFDIGDPTEFCFVRFNESIHKEYPGDKDRPWQPVIRTLLNTSSQSRGSIVADKQEKQKLHHLLHVMEAEYANDQSPYFEMIRDSLMRSMLVILARNLFSQTPARPVLKDSIEAILMYIRQHIYQPEDLSIEHLASTFNYAPAYISLFFKKQTGEPLKQYIIRHKIKLIEARLLYSQLTLTEIADEFGYTDESHLCKQFRKYTGSSPTTFRKRA
- a CDS encoding Ig-like domain-containing protein → MKRSIRMMILLIALTGALNFVAKAQTYNWKPVRIGGGGNVTSIKAHPKVPNLYFITTDVGTPYRWNHAAQKWEDLMWYNKIPTNYWNWEAAAKCGDLAFDPSDATGNILYATHQTGMGTVPGGGTSPGTVMKSVDRGATWTDSQLRITVLPNSDQTFTDRVAVDPNNSNVVYVTSRANGTYKSTAAGAVGSWTKVNTTLPDSVSGRFIFFDKSGGVVNGVTRNIFLGGKAGVYRSTDGGNTFALMAGSPAEPRRASIADDGTFFVSRLPSASYRPLGGFTLHKWNGSSWIDITPVAGKEFSSVGVNPANSNEVVVATTGSWNHDVAYRSISGGSQGSWTSMVPATRDVSEAPHSAGNGADGNIGHNVNGFAWDPFNAGHVWFTDMLDVGQTTNVWESRVTWKLRDNGLEEIVVAGPMVCPPSGPNYLVSTTGDVGGFDHKSLDSPPAKGISAWFATQTGCNTSGGAIQYSDPNFIARVGSDGWNGPGIGGYSTNGGDSYLKFPSIPGARGRIAVSATSRNMVWVTQGGLTYRSDNLGTSWTACNGVPNAVLKPGDIYQIWAGMQPLAADKVNGNVFYIYASGKIYKSTDGGVNFAPTAATNLPNVGNVAQMNLETTPGKEGDIWIAFSGDGLFHSTDGGQSFTKVNPDVIKKPKWVAVGKADTTASSNPVIYVSSEGTAMNGVSYGVFRSDDNGATWTTIVNPVPGIVSNMTADLHGRVYLGIGGNGIFVGEPAGGPVVSVAVTPAADSVIVGFTKQLKATLTPAYPTNNAISWASSDPAIATVNATGLVTGVAPGVATITVTTQDGGKTAQSSIKVTPTIGVTGVTLDPAISMGLGTSKNLTATVLPADATNKKVSWASTDTTVARINSSGLVTGFKLGTTTITVTTEDGAKTATSLLTVGTVVVANNCGGPTIGNFVADSPQSGYQWTISTPTAIDLSGVGTPAPADAYRSQRNGGQPLVYSYGNLVPNSLYVVRLHFAEITTGITAGKRKFNVTVGADTLLKNFDIIAQAGGRYKGIVREFAVRSNASGVLNVVFRPIPNFDYAAVNAIEVGLTPVTSVAVNPSTAAVGVGDTTRLAATIMPVNATNQKVVWSSSNTSVVSVDGTGLVRGVSPGTATITVTTNEGQKTASSTVTASNIDVSGVTVSPTTSVGVNNSVTLVATVQPANATNKTLAWSTSDAGIVSVSQSGVLTGVSPGTATVTVTTQDGAKTASSVVTVSNVLITSVTLNKPSATVGVGDTTSIKAAIAPLNASNKTVVWSSSDPSVATVNATGIVTAVAVGNATINATAQDAGGVSSGSAVTVVSAGACGVLTNNGFESGFVNWIRNPNATVATIGISAQSGLKSAVITADGGAINYGKTITVTGGREITFELWAKVEGTPNPANASQLIMPYWAGIGIDFYDAQGAKIASGTTQFQAYPSATPTVFTKYSVTKLAPENAATIGFWASKAGPSGKLILDEFCLTIAAPPMVAQTLSMDSLMHKTVGDADFDPGAVASSGLPVNYGSSDTTVAIISNGKVHIVAPGTTVITASQNGNEAYSPAQPSSRILVVSSGLKVLSKDGDNGQVNNNTVKPYLTIANESTVAVPYSELTARYWVTAENYAGINKWVDFAEMGNGKVSMNYVELPKPRDGALGYVEVAFNASAGNLNAGANSGAIQTRFANVNWADLSESDDYSFKSGSAYVVNDHITLYRNGKLWWGVEPDTTAAVMDLKVYSENKNTNAAPTSLSTWIKVENKGNVPVDYADLAIRYWFTSDGNASLNHWIDFAALGAANVSGQFTGNQQKVNADTYFELKGAPSLGKLYPLSGTGNIQYRIAKANWSVFDETNDYSFKAAAPFAENSKITVYYKGQLVYGQEPAAQANGRFGVIENEIAPAKLTATLMGNPVSSDQAEVVITGANALPLQVTVTDLNGRSLFSKSIPKPADQERHTLPLGKTAGLYLIKIGSTREVVVLKVVKP
- a CDS encoding RidA family protein, coding for MKSGVEFLNPDELLKNPAFTQIAVTRGNGSTIYIGGQNAITKDLKIIEKGDIAKQTEYILKNIEIALDACDASLDDLFKLTIYIVQGQDVLKGFEGAQGFLKKLSNPPIISGIVVAGLANPDYLVEIEAVAFKKEK